One window of the Oceanicaulis sp. genome contains the following:
- a CDS encoding glycerophosphodiester phosphodiesterase family protein yields MIRTALALSASLAVLAACDTAPAPSAPDASMPASTDAWFAGVDLSAYLDCAREQGVTLLQAHRAGDRAGAAENSLAAIEASLADGAVFLEIDVARTADGVLVLMHDDTIDRTTTGTGEIEEITYAELLQFELVDLNGAPTGERVPTLAETLAFLDGRGVAQIDLKDIGFDAVAATLTEAGAADRAVVITYSSEDAIAFDRYDTGAMISAGMRSVDDLDALLAAGVEAELLTAWLGLGTGNPELDAALAARGIETSYGDFRAERQGEADYRLMAENGAEVISVDDVPAASAALDAAATARSVLEACPAARG; encoded by the coding sequence ATGATCCGGACCGCCCTCGCCCTCTCCGCCTCGCTCGCCGTCCTCGCCGCCTGCGACACCGCGCCTGCGCCCTCGGCGCCGGACGCGAGCATGCCGGCGAGCACGGACGCCTGGTTCGCCGGCGTCGATCTTTCCGCCTATCTCGACTGCGCCCGCGAGCAGGGAGTCACCTTGCTTCAGGCGCATCGGGCCGGAGACCGGGCGGGCGCTGCAGAAAACTCGCTCGCCGCGATCGAGGCGAGCCTGGCTGACGGCGCGGTGTTTCTGGAGATCGACGTCGCCCGCACCGCAGATGGCGTTCTGGTCCTCATGCACGACGACACGATCGACCGGACGACCACGGGAACCGGCGAGATCGAGGAAATCACGTATGCGGAGCTTCTGCAGTTCGAGCTCGTCGATCTGAACGGGGCGCCCACCGGCGAACGGGTCCCGACGCTGGCGGAAACCCTCGCCTTCCTCGACGGGCGCGGTGTGGCGCAGATCGACCTGAAAGACATCGGCTTTGACGCGGTCGCCGCGACCCTCACAGAAGCGGGCGCCGCCGACCGCGCTGTGGTGATCACCTATTCGTCCGAAGACGCGATCGCGTTTGATCGCTACGACACCGGCGCGATGATCTCGGCCGGGATGCGCAGCGTCGACGATCTCGACGCCCTGCTCGCGGCCGGCGTCGAGGCCGAGCTGCTCACCGCCTGGCTGGGCCTGGGCACGGGAAATCCCGAGCTCGACGCCGCCCTCGCCGCACGCGGGATCGAAACGAGCTACGGCGATTTCCGCGCCGAGCGTCAGGGCGAAGCCGATTACAGGCTGATGGCAGAAAATGGTGCTGAAGTGATCAGCGTCGACGACGTGCCCGCCGCAAGCGCCGCGCTCGACGCTGCGGCGACGGCCCGATCCGTGCTCGAAGCCTGCCCGGCGGCGCGGGGCTAG
- a CDS encoding dienelactone hydrolase family protein codes for MSGKEITITGPDGAFMAYENGEGPALIVIQEIFGVNAVMRELVDDFADQGFRAICPDLFWRIEPGVNITDQTQEEWDKAFDLFGKFDPDLGVNDIAATLDYGRRVGNGKAGAVGYCLGGLLAYLTACRTDADASVGYYGVNIQEKLDEAKNISGPLMLHVAGKDEFVPKEAQDKIIDGLTDHPKVTIHRYAERDHAFARRGGAHFHAEDADLANTRTRAFLQEHLK; via the coding sequence ATGTCCGGCAAGGAAATCACCATCACAGGCCCTGACGGCGCGTTCATGGCCTATGAGAACGGCGAAGGCCCGGCCCTGATCGTGATCCAGGAGATTTTCGGCGTGAACGCGGTCATGCGCGAGCTGGTCGACGATTTCGCCGACCAGGGCTTTCGCGCCATCTGCCCGGACCTGTTCTGGCGCATCGAGCCGGGCGTGAACATCACCGACCAGACCCAGGAAGAATGGGATAAGGCGTTTGATCTATTCGGGAAATTCGATCCCGATCTGGGCGTGAATGACATCGCCGCCACGCTCGATTACGGCCGCCGGGTCGGCAACGGCAAGGCCGGGGCCGTCGGCTACTGCCTGGGCGGGCTTCTGGCTTACCTCACCGCCTGCCGCACCGATGCTGACGCCTCGGTCGGCTATTACGGTGTAAACATTCAGGAAAAGCTGGATGAAGCGAAAAACATCTCCGGCCCGCTGATGCTGCATGTCGCCGGAAAGGACGAGTTCGTGCCCAAAGAGGCGCAGGACAAGATCATCGACGGGCTGACCGATCATCCGAAGGTCACGATTCACCGCTATGCGGAGCGCGACCATGCGTTCGCGCGCCGCGGCGGCGCCCATTTCCACGCCGAGGACGCCGATCTCGCCAACACGCGCACGCGCGCCTTCCTGCAAGAGCATCTGAAATAG
- a CDS encoding DUF6489 family protein produces the protein MKVNINIECTPEEARSFLGLPDVAPLNDQLVEEMGKRLSANMDAMEPEALMRSWMSFGGEWQKQFMGLMTQAPGAGSGSKDR, from the coding sequence ATGAAGGTCAACATCAATATCGAATGTACGCCGGAGGAGGCCCGCAGCTTTCTGGGCCTGCCCGACGTCGCGCCGCTGAACGATCAGCTCGTCGAGGAGATGGGCAAGCGGCTGAGCGCCAACATGGACGCGATGGAGCCCGAGGCGCTGATGCGCTCCTGGATGAGCTTCGGCGGGGAATGGCAAAAGCAGTTCATGGGTCTCATGACCCAGGCGCCCGGGGCCGGATCCGGCTCGAAGGACCGCTGA
- the mnmE gene encoding tRNA uridine-5-carboxymethylaminomethyl(34) synthesis GTPase MnmE → MTDTIFALASAPGRAGVAVIRVSGPGAGAALDGLAGLPRPAPRLAALRRFRTAAGAVIDQGLALWFPAPASFTGEDCAEFHIHGGPAVVSAMADALVSAGLRPAEAGEFTRRAFEHGKMDLTEAEGLADLIDAETEGQREQALAQMTGTLRTLYEDWREELVSVLAALEGEIDFPDEDDVPDYLSATAGAPLASLAESLAAHLDDDRRGERVRDGFAVALIGAPNAGKSSLLNRLARREAAIVTDLPGTTRDVVEVRLVLGGFPVILADTAGLREAADRIEAEGVRRALARAEDADLRLGVVDVSRETSHAVAERLRPGDALILNKTDLVRPEDQGAPEGVRAFLVSAETGEGVDGLEAWLSETVAERLSRRDAPALSRARHRRAVSVAADAIAAARRRLADAPELAAAEVQIAVRALESLTGRIDVEDVLDRVFSQFCIGK, encoded by the coding sequence ATGACCGACACGATCTTCGCGCTGGCGAGCGCGCCGGGCCGGGCCGGCGTGGCGGTGATCCGCGTCTCCGGGCCCGGTGCCGGGGCGGCGCTGGACGGGCTCGCCGGCTTGCCGCGCCCCGCGCCGCGCCTGGCCGCGTTGCGGCGGTTCAGAACGGCGGCCGGAGCCGTGATCGACCAGGGTCTGGCGCTCTGGTTTCCCGCGCCTGCGAGCTTCACCGGCGAGGATTGCGCGGAATTTCACATCCATGGCGGGCCGGCGGTCGTCTCCGCGATGGCCGACGCGCTGGTAAGCGCGGGTCTGCGCCCGGCCGAAGCCGGCGAGTTCACGCGCCGCGCCTTCGAGCACGGCAAGATGGATCTGACCGAGGCCGAAGGGCTCGCCGACCTCATCGACGCAGAAACCGAAGGCCAGCGCGAACAGGCGCTCGCCCAGATGACGGGGACGCTGCGCACGCTCTACGAGGACTGGCGCGAGGAACTGGTCTCCGTGCTGGCGGCGCTCGAGGGCGAGATCGACTTTCCCGACGAAGACGACGTGCCCGACTATTTGTCGGCAACCGCCGGGGCGCCGCTGGCGTCGCTCGCGGAAAGCCTCGCGGCCCATCTCGACGATGATCGGCGAGGCGAGCGGGTCCGGGACGGCTTCGCGGTCGCCCTTATCGGCGCGCCGAATGCCGGAAAGTCCTCGCTTCTGAACCGGCTCGCCCGGCGGGAGGCGGCGATCGTGACCGACCTTCCGGGCACGACGCGCGACGTGGTCGAGGTGCGGCTCGTGCTGGGCGGCTTTCCGGTGATCCTCGCCGATACGGCCGGGCTCAGGGAGGCCGCCGACCGGATCGAAGCCGAGGGTGTGCGCCGGGCGCTGGCGCGCGCTGAAGACGCCGATCTCCGGCTCGGCGTGGTCGATGTTTCACGTGAAACATCTCACGCCGTCGCCGAGCGGCTTAGGCCCGGCGACGCGCTTATCTTGAACAAGACCGACCTCGTGCGCCCTGAAGACCAAGGCGCGCCGGAGGGCGTTCGGGCCTTTCTGGTGTCGGCCGAGACCGGAGAGGGCGTGGATGGGCTCGAAGCCTGGCTTTCCGAGACCGTCGCGGAGCGGCTCTCGCGCCGTGACGCGCCGGCCCTGTCCCGCGCCCGGCATCGCCGCGCCGTGAGCGTGGCCGCCGATGCGATCGCCGCGGCGCGGCGCCGATTGGCCGACGCGCCCGAGCTTGCGGCCGCCGAGGTGCAGATCGCGGTCCGGGCGCTCGAAAGCCTGACGGGCCGGATCGATGTCGAGGACGTGCTCGACCGGGTCTTCAGCC